One segment of Ziziphus jujuba cultivar Dongzao chromosome 12, ASM3175591v1 DNA contains the following:
- the LOC107428887 gene encoding uncharacterized protein LOC107428887 — protein sequence MGSSSVSSLSLTLSQFSSITNFALSGKPYNPSKIFHSKTPKALTLSSTSSSHGVITKSVPLAASIAILLWSNPANAGFLSGFSGIESVPGPQLPQVDFLSRLNEENQKKYAENDARFKSSPIVKELLERSKLNKEKNRQQIEDKYCVRGAEWGVGDCSAEAMSPDDRDKFISMLKKKAGISD from the exons ATGGGTTCCTCGTCTGTCTCGTCTCTCTCCCTCACTCTTTCGCAGTTTTCGTCCATCACCAACTTCGCACTCTCTGGAAAACCCTATAACCCATCTAAGATTTTCCACTCTAAGACCCCAAAAGCGCTAACACTTTCTTCTACTTCTTCATCTCATGGAGTTATTACCAAGTCCGTTCCTTTGGCTGCTTCCATAGCCATTCTTCTATGGTCAAATCCAG CTAACGCTGGATTTCTGTCTGGATTCTCTGGGATTGAATCAGTTCCTGGCCCTCAGTTACCTCAAGTTGACTTTCTTAGTCGTCTCAATG aagaaaaccagaaaaaatATGCTGAAAATGATGCAAGATTTAAATCATCTCCAATAGTTAAAGAGCTACTTGAGCGTTCCAAGTTGAACAAAGAAAA GAATCGTCAACAAATTGAAGACAAGTATTGCGTACGTGGTGCAGAATGGGGAGTTGGAGATTGCTCAGCAGAGGCAATGTCACCGGATGATAGAGACAAATTTATTTCAATGTTGAAGAAGAAAGCTGGTATAAGTGATTGA